A stretch of Desulfitobacterium dichloroeliminans LMG P-21439 DNA encodes these proteins:
- a CDS encoding DUF3231 family protein, which yields MTVMDKVQSAARATVQGMIDREPVNYLEGGAIYGIISQGRHNLCTLEIMYNHAQDSELKERIVEAMEKLTRPLIEECEGLLKECNAEVPQFHFTNHQLQKGNLNIPEDARMNDMEIAAAVGTMAKAAQVNILAALQNSYQLHIGMMFRRFLDESLDWNYRLLQLMINRGWLPHVAKITH from the coding sequence ATGACTGTAATGGACAAAGTTCAATCCGCTGCTCGTGCTACCGTACAAGGCATGATAGATCGAGAACCAGTTAACTATCTTGAGGGTGGAGCAATTTACGGAATAATCTCCCAAGGGCGACATAATCTATGTACCCTGGAGATTATGTATAACCACGCCCAAGATTCTGAACTGAAAGAACGCATTGTAGAAGCTATGGAAAAACTTACTAGACCCTTAATCGAAGAGTGCGAAGGACTCTTGAAAGAATGCAATGCGGAGGTGCCTCAATTCCACTTCACCAATCACCAATTACAAAAGGGAAATCTGAATATTCCTGAGGATGCTCGAATGAACGATATGGAAATTGCGGCCGCAGTCGGGACAATGGCCAAAGCGGCTCAGGTCAATATCCTAGCAGCTCTACAGAATTCCTATCAATTGCATATCGGAATGATGTTTCGCAGATTCCTGGATGAAAGCTTAGATTGGAACTATCGTCTCTTGCAATTGATGATTAATCGAGGTTGGTTACCTCATGTTGCAAAAATAACGCATTGA
- the hpt gene encoding hypoxanthine phosphoribosyltransferase — MEEKIGKILLCREEIQKRVAELGEEITRDYKGKNLLVVAILKGAVPFMADLIREIKTPLKYDFMAVSSYGASTHSSGVVRIMKDLERSVEDVHILIVEDIIDTGLTLKYLKENLVARNPLSIKVATLLDKPDRRKADVVPEYNGFTIPDEFVVGYGLDFDEQYRNLPYVGILKPEAYLSEG; from the coding sequence GTGGAAGAGAAAATAGGCAAAATTTTATTATGCCGTGAGGAGATTCAAAAACGTGTTGCTGAGCTGGGTGAAGAAATTACCCGTGACTATAAAGGAAAGAATTTGCTAGTTGTAGCGATTCTTAAAGGGGCAGTCCCCTTCATGGCAGATCTAATTCGAGAAATCAAAACTCCTTTGAAGTATGATTTTATGGCTGTTTCCAGTTATGGAGCTTCGACTCATTCTTCTGGTGTAGTGAGAATCATGAAGGATTTGGAGCGGAGTGTCGAGGATGTACATATTTTAATCGTCGAAGATATTATCGACACGGGGCTAACCTTAAAATATTTGAAGGAAAACTTAGTGGCAAGGAATCCTCTTAGTATAAAGGTTGCTACTTTACTGGACAAGCCTGACCGACGTAAGGCAGATGTTGTGCCGGAGTATAATGGCTTTACAATACCCGATGAATTTGTAGTTGGTTATGGTCTCGATTTTGATGAACAGTATCGTAATTTGCCTTATGTGGGGATACTAAAACCGGAAGCCTATTTATCTGAAGGTTAA
- the guaA gene encoding glutamine-hydrolyzing GMP synthase: protein MAQELVLVLDFGGQYNQLIARRVREAHVYSEMISYKTPVEEIKARNPKGIIFSGGPASVNQEGAPVVDKAIYQLGIPIFGICYGMQLMTAQLGGKVIHPEASEYGKALLYVDQASGLWEGLEGERQCWMSHGDSVAELPEGFAIAAHTHHTPVAAMMDEKRHFYGVQFHPEVKHTPDGQTMLKHFLFDICGCHGDWTMESFIDAQVKAIREKVGERQVLCALSGGVDSSVAAVLVHKAIGDQLTCVFVDHGFMRKNEPEQVKKIFAEQFHLNLICVDAKERFMAKVGGVSDPETKRIGIGNEFIRLFEDEARKIGEIDFLVQGTLYPDIVESGTDTAETIKSHHNVGGLPEDMQFQLIEPLNMLFKDEVREVGAELGIPDEIVWRQPFPGPGLAIRILGEITVEKLDILREADAIIVEEIRNAGLYKEVWQSFAVLPTIKSVGVMGDGRTYEYPIVVRAVSSEDAMTADWARLPYDLLEKISTRIVNEVKGVNRIVYDITSKPPGTIEWE from the coding sequence ATGGCTCAAGAGCTCGTATTGGTACTTGATTTTGGTGGTCAATATAATCAACTCATTGCACGACGTGTCCGGGAAGCCCATGTGTACTCAGAAATGATTTCATATAAAACTCCCGTAGAAGAGATTAAGGCGAGGAACCCGAAAGGCATTATTTTTTCTGGAGGACCGGCTAGTGTCAATCAAGAAGGCGCTCCTGTAGTGGATAAGGCCATTTACCAATTGGGAATTCCGATCTTCGGGATTTGTTATGGTATGCAGCTCATGACCGCACAACTGGGGGGTAAGGTTATCCATCCTGAAGCCAGTGAATATGGCAAAGCGCTACTTTATGTAGATCAAGCCAGCGGTTTGTGGGAAGGTTTAGAGGGAGAGCGGCAATGCTGGATGAGCCATGGAGATTCGGTAGCAGAGCTGCCGGAAGGCTTTGCAATAGCTGCCCATACCCATCATACCCCAGTCGCTGCAATGATGGATGAGAAACGCCACTTCTATGGAGTTCAGTTTCATCCTGAAGTCAAGCATACTCCTGATGGGCAAACCATGTTAAAGCACTTCTTATTTGATATCTGTGGATGCCATGGAGATTGGACCATGGAATCCTTTATTGATGCTCAAGTCAAAGCAATCCGGGAGAAGGTGGGAGAGCGTCAGGTGCTCTGCGCCCTGAGCGGCGGAGTGGACTCTTCCGTGGCTGCCGTCCTTGTTCATAAGGCCATCGGAGACCAACTGACTTGTGTCTTCGTCGATCATGGGTTCATGCGCAAGAATGAGCCTGAACAGGTTAAGAAAATATTCGCTGAGCAATTCCATCTCAACCTGATTTGCGTAGACGCCAAGGAACGTTTTATGGCTAAGGTTGGCGGAGTTTCTGATCCGGAAACCAAGCGGATTGGCATCGGCAATGAATTTATTCGCCTGTTTGAAGATGAAGCTCGCAAGATAGGTGAGATTGATTTCTTAGTACAAGGCACACTTTATCCGGATATCGTGGAGAGTGGAACCGATACGGCGGAGACCATTAAAAGTCACCACAATGTGGGCGGACTTCCCGAAGATATGCAGTTTCAGCTGATCGAACCTTTGAACATGCTCTTTAAGGATGAAGTTCGAGAAGTAGGAGCTGAACTAGGAATTCCTGATGAAATCGTTTGGCGGCAGCCCTTCCCGGGACCGGGGTTGGCAATCCGGATTCTTGGCGAAATCACGGTGGAAAAGTTAGATATTCTCCGAGAAGCGGATGCCATTATCGTCGAAGAGATTCGCAACGCAGGACTTTATAAAGAGGTTTGGCAATCCTTTGCTGTACTTCCTACTATTAAAAGCGTCGGCGTAATGGGAGATGGACGGACCTATGAGTATCCTATCGTCGTCCGTGCGGTGTCCAGTGAGGATGCCATGACTGCCGACTGGGCAAGACTGCCTTATGACCTCCTAGAGAAAATATCTACGCGCATCGTCAACGAAGTGAAGGGTGTCAACCGGATAGTGTATGACATAACCTCCAAGCCCCCTGGCACGATTGAGTGGGAATGA
- a CDS encoding DUF2971 domain-containing protein — MNKYESLSVTDNINKDDHLYRYISLAQFISLIENQKLFLRKVKSWDDTWEAPDDQLPIIMDDGSERYAESLIVTSTVGQCWTYEKDSDAMWRIYSSNRQGIMIETDVDSFFEIDNLKRAVLAKVIYFNKSNYIEKRYEIANNKSYHYAGEMALKREAFKHENEVRLLVCLQGYRDIENWWDIPVVGFNINPNTFIKSITFDPRADEWFVDAMKKYCQSKGLICPIGKSTLYERNFYEEAKIVRQYKVVTETDKTKK; from the coding sequence ATGAATAAATACGAATCGCTCTCGGTAACTGATAATATTAATAAAGATGATCATCTCTATCGATACATATCGTTAGCACAATTCATTTCCTTAATTGAAAATCAAAAACTTTTTTTAAGGAAAGTTAAGTCATGGGACGATACATGGGAAGCACCCGACGATCAATTGCCCATTATTATGGATGATGGTTCCGAAAGATACGCTGAATCTTTAATTGTTACATCTACTGTTGGTCAATGCTGGACTTATGAAAAAGATTCAGATGCAATGTGGCGTATATACTCGTCAAATCGCCAAGGGATAATGATTGAAACAGATGTTGATAGCTTTTTTGAAATTGATAATTTAAAAAGAGCCGTTCTTGCAAAAGTGATTTACTTTAATAAAAGCAACTATATAGAAAAACGTTATGAAATAGCAAATAATAAATCCTATCATTATGCCGGCGAGATGGCACTAAAAAGAGAAGCCTTTAAACATGAAAACGAAGTTAGACTTTTAGTATGTTTACAAGGATATAGAGATATAGAAAACTGGTGGGATATTCCTGTTGTAGGATTTAACATAAATCCAAATACATTTATTAAATCAATTACTTTTGATCCCAGAGCTGATGAGTGGTTTGTCGATGCAATGAAAAAATACTGCCAATCGAAGGGTTTAATATGTCCGATTGGAAAGTCCACTCTCTATGAAAGAAACTTCTATGAGGAGGCTAAAATTGTTAGACAGTACAAAGTCGTAACCGAGACAGATAAAACTAAAAAATAA
- a CDS encoding helix-turn-helix domain-containing protein, whose protein sequence is MAIGERIRFIRNLRGMTQKYLGLAAGFDERTADVRVAQYESGTRTPKDSMINSLAVALGISPEALTVPDIDSYICVMHTLFALEDLYGLRIKNLDGELCITLDKYNSPSFSTMFDMFSTWQKEYDKFKRGEITKDEYDDWRYNYPKIEAGQSKSSRNTKREAIKNE, encoded by the coding sequence ATGGCTATTGGTGAAAGAATCCGGTTTATCCGCAACTTGCGGGGCATGACGCAAAAATATCTCGGCTTGGCTGCCGGTTTTGATGAAAGAACTGCTGATGTTCGTGTGGCACAATATGAATCGGGGACCAGAACACCGAAGGACAGCATGATCAATTCACTGGCAGTTGCTCTGGGTATCAGCCCAGAGGCCTTAACAGTACCGGATATTGATTCTTATATTTGTGTCATGCACACGCTGTTTGCACTGGAAGACCTTTACGGATTGAGAATAAAAAATCTAGATGGAGAGCTTTGCATTACACTTGATAAATATAATAGTCCGTCTTTTTCAACTATGTTTGATATGTTCAGCACATGGCAAAAAGAGTATGATAAGTTCAAACGCGGTGAGATTACCAAGGATGAATACGATGATTGGCGTTATAACTATCCAAAAATAGAAGCTGGACAAAGCAAATCTTCAAGAAATACAAAAAGGGAAGCGATAAAAAATGAATAA
- a CDS encoding helix-turn-helix domain-containing protein yields the protein MSNSFLRVDEVAAELGVSKSYAYKVVQRLNKQLKDMGYLTIAGRVNKKYFEKMVCYGEPVNLERKGSNGGI from the coding sequence ATGAGTAACTCTTTCTTGCGCGTTGATGAGGTGGCGGCAGAATTAGGTGTATCAAAATCATATGCCTACAAAGTTGTTCAAAGACTCAACAAGCAGCTTAAAGACATGGGCTACCTGACCATAGCGGGCAGGGTCAACAAGAAGTATTTCGAAAAAATGGTTTGCTACGGCGAACCTGTTAATCTGGAAAGGAAGGGATCGAATGGCGGCATATAA
- a CDS encoding site-specific integrase gives MAAYKESNTNTWRAVYRYTDWKGNRKQTQKRGFATKREALAWEREQLQKATADLDMTFESFIETYTADMRSRIKENTWETKEHIIRTKLLPYFGKRKMCEIQPKEIIAWQNEMINCKYEHGKAYSPVYLKTLHNQLSCIFNHAVKYYGLSQNPAAKVGNMGKAKNKEMQFWTKDEYLKFADAMMDKPISFYAFEMLYWCGIREGELLALTPADFDFEKGTVTISKSYQRLKGRDVITDPKTEKSNRTIKMPQFLCGEMQDYINSLYDVEPNDRIFQITKYYLHHEMDRGAKVVNVKRIRIHDIRHSAISLLIDMGFSAIAIADRVGHESIDITYNYAHLFPSRQTEMANRLDFERTEKGD, from the coding sequence ATGGCGGCATATAAGGAATCGAACACCAATACTTGGCGCGCTGTCTACCGCTATACCGACTGGAAAGGCAATCGCAAGCAAACGCAAAAGCGTGGCTTTGCCACGAAGCGTGAAGCCCTCGCATGGGAACGTGAACAGCTTCAAAAGGCAACAGCTGATTTGGATATGACATTTGAGAGCTTTATTGAAACCTATACCGCCGATATGCGCAGCCGCATCAAGGAAAACACATGGGAAACCAAAGAGCATATTATCCGCACGAAGCTGCTACCCTACTTCGGGAAGCGAAAAATGTGTGAGATTCAGCCTAAGGAGATCATTGCCTGGCAAAATGAGATGATTAACTGTAAGTATGAGCATGGGAAGGCGTACTCTCCGGTATATCTGAAAACGCTGCATAACCAGCTCAGTTGCATCTTTAATCATGCAGTCAAGTATTATGGCCTGTCACAAAACCCGGCAGCTAAAGTCGGAAATATGGGCAAAGCTAAGAACAAGGAAATGCAATTCTGGACAAAAGATGAGTACTTAAAATTTGCCGATGCCATGATGGACAAGCCTATATCCTTCTATGCTTTTGAAATGCTCTACTGGTGTGGAATTCGTGAAGGTGAACTGCTTGCATTGACACCCGCCGATTTCGATTTTGAGAAAGGCACTGTCACAATCAGTAAATCATATCAGCGGCTAAAGGGGCGCGATGTAATTACTGATCCGAAGACAGAAAAAAGCAACCGCACGATAAAAATGCCGCAGTTCCTATGTGGGGAGATGCAAGATTATATCAATTCACTGTACGATGTGGAGCCAAATGATCGCATCTTCCAGATCACAAAGTATTATCTTCATCACGAGATGGATAGAGGTGCAAAGGTGGTCAACGTCAAGCGCATCAGAATTCACGACATTCGGCACAGCGCGATTTCACTATTGATAGATATGGGATTTTCGGCCATTGCAATCGCTGACCGTGTCGGTCATGAAAGTATCGACATTACTTACAATTATGCGCATCTATTCCCGTCAAGACAGACGGAGATGGCGAACAGGCTGGACTTTGAGCGTACAGAGAAAGGAGATTAA
- a CDS encoding plasmid mobilization protein: MSLKNKDNHNRWRNKTVAFRVSPEEDEQIEIAVKLTGLTKQDYITRRLLCKDVVVQGNPRVYKALRNQLSAVLDELQRIEAGAGMNDELLDTICWIATIMDGMKEETHGD, from the coding sequence ATGTCATTAAAAAACAAAGACAATCATAATCGCTGGAGGAACAAAACCGTTGCATTCCGTGTTTCGCCGGAAGAAGATGAGCAAATCGAGATTGCCGTCAAGCTCACCGGCTTGACCAAGCAGGATTACATCACCCGGCGACTGCTCTGCAAGGATGTTGTAGTGCAAGGTAATCCGAGAGTATATAAGGCGCTTCGTAACCAGCTCTCCGCCGTGCTGGATGAACTGCAGCGCATTGAAGCAGGTGCCGGTATGAACGATGAACTGCTCGACACAATATGCTGGATTGCCACCATTATGGACGGAATGAAGGAGGAAACGCATGGCGACTAA
- a CDS encoding AAA family ATPase, whose translation MATKKEKPAVPVPSAPTDGEKPLSKNSEKSITEENFKNNPPEKNYEEMLRMMQQMNDPAYLHTVSMNELYENIYQSRPPIIGGLLYSGAYILAGAPKVGKSFLVAQLAYHISTGQALWNFEVHTGTVLYLALEDDYQRLQERMFRMFGVEGTDNLYFAVYAKQIGNGLDEQLEKFMREHPDTKLIIIDTLQKIREIGGEVYSYANDYDIVGQMKKFADRHCICLLLVHHTRKQPAGDNFERISGTTGLLGCADGAFLLQKENRTDLNATLDIVGRDQPDQRLYLQRDKERLIWMLDHAETEMLKEPPDRILDSLSRLVTAEKPEWFGSPTELVAALNLDIKPNVLTLRLNVKAGRLMQEYDIRYESSRTHSGRFIRLMLISPEACRS comes from the coding sequence ATGGCGACTAAAAAAGAAAAACCGGCTGTCCCGGTTCCGTCTGCGCCAACAGACGGGGAAAAGCCGCTTTCAAAAAACTCTGAGAAAAGTATAACAGAAGAAAATTTTAAAAACAATCCTCCAGAGAAAAATTACGAAGAGATGCTGCGGATGATGCAGCAAATGAACGACCCGGCTTATCTTCATACAGTGTCCATGAATGAACTCTATGAAAATATCTACCAGAGCAGACCACCTATTATAGGCGGTCTGCTCTACTCCGGCGCCTACATTCTGGCGGGTGCTCCAAAGGTCGGAAAGTCATTTCTTGTGGCACAGCTCGCTTATCACATCAGCACGGGACAAGCGCTCTGGAATTTTGAGGTGCACACGGGCACCGTACTATATCTTGCCCTTGAAGATGATTACCAGCGTTTGCAGGAGCGTATGTTCCGTATGTTCGGAGTGGAGGGGACAGATAATCTTTACTTTGCCGTCTATGCTAAACAGATCGGAAACGGTCTTGATGAGCAGCTTGAGAAATTTATGCGGGAACACCCGGACACAAAGCTTATTATTATCGACACTTTGCAAAAAATACGCGAGATCGGCGGCGAGGTATATAGCTACGCAAATGATTATGACATTGTTGGTCAAATGAAGAAATTTGCGGACAGGCATTGTATCTGTCTGTTGCTGGTGCATCACACCAGAAAGCAGCCTGCCGGTGACAATTTTGAAAGGATATCCGGTACGACCGGACTTCTCGGTTGCGCGGACGGCGCATTCCTTCTGCAAAAGGAAAATCGCACAGACCTCAATGCGACACTGGATATTGTGGGCCGTGATCAACCGGATCAGCGGCTTTACCTCCAGAGAGATAAAGAACGGCTTATCTGGATGCTAGACCATGCAGAAACTGAGATGTTGAAAGAGCCGCCGGATAGGATTCTGGACTCTCTTTCCCGGCTGGTAACAGCAGAAAAACCGGAATGGTTTGGCAGTCCTACGGAGCTTGTAGCTGCACTCAACCTGGATATAAAACCCAACGTACTTACACTGCGGTTAAACGTAAAGGCTGGGCGGCTCATGCAGGAATATGATATCCGTTATGAGAGTAGCCGAACCCACTCAGGGAGATTTATCAGACTAATGCTTATTTCACCAGAAGCGTGTCGGTCGTGA
- a CDS encoding plasmid recombination protein: MARNDGVDRISARNVNLSNAKIGNTQRHNEREKESYINPDIVPERCDFNIHFKSPTNNYEKMFTQMEADKVISTRGLKDEANLYGELIFDVNSAYFHNHGGYEFAKQFYADAYKAAVEIVGGAQYILSAVMHADERNRAMSEALKQEVFHYHMHVVYIPVVEKEVLWSKRCKDPSLVGTVKETVMQVSSSKKWLSQPALDDDGSPILQKNGKPVLRKSYSVLQDDVFNFMRAAGYNDVERGERGSSEEHLTVTQFKVEQEKHRLEELDAAKTEVQAEIVHLQEEKADAQNEAKEAKDRLNDLAPKVEKMEMLAAKYSDDPEKLLPEAGALESARNYREKKVKPLLAGIVKVLRSVYNAYLDLVSKFDRLQSSYEREIRKNNTLSDRLEDVFSENKELRNVAENYERVCRAYGPERVAETIEAVRKQERVEKEQKRISRQMHDRVLR; the protein is encoded by the coding sequence ATGGCAAGAAACGATGGTGTTGACCGAATCAGTGCAAGAAATGTCAACCTGTCAAATGCAAAAATCGGCAACACACAAAGACATAATGAACGCGAAAAAGAATCCTATATAAATCCGGATATCGTGCCTGAGCGCTGCGATTTCAATATTCATTTCAAATCGCCGACGAACAATTATGAAAAGATGTTCACTCAAATGGAAGCTGACAAAGTGATATCTACCCGAGGCCTGAAAGATGAAGCCAACCTTTACGGCGAGCTGATCTTTGATGTAAACTCAGCATACTTCCACAATCACGGCGGCTATGAATTTGCCAAGCAGTTTTATGCGGACGCATATAAAGCAGCCGTCGAGATCGTTGGTGGTGCGCAGTATATTCTTTCGGCAGTTATGCACGCCGATGAACGCAACAGAGCCATGTCCGAAGCATTGAAGCAGGAAGTTTTCCACTATCATATGCATGTAGTATATATCCCCGTTGTGGAGAAAGAAGTACTTTGGTCGAAGCGATGCAAAGACCCTTCCCTGGTCGGCACGGTTAAGGAAACTGTTATGCAGGTGAGCAGCAGCAAAAAGTGGCTGTCTCAGCCTGCACTTGACGACGACGGTAGCCCCATTTTACAAAAGAACGGCAAGCCGGTGCTGCGAAAATCCTATAGTGTTCTTCAAGATGATGTTTTTAATTTTATGCGAGCAGCCGGGTATAACGATGTGGAGCGCGGTGAGCGCGGGAGCTCTGAGGAGCACCTGACCGTTACGCAGTTCAAGGTCGAGCAGGAAAAGCACCGGCTTGAAGAGTTGGATGCAGCCAAAACCGAGGTGCAGGCTGAAATTGTGCATCTTCAGGAAGAAAAAGCTGATGCTCAAAATGAAGCGAAGGAGGCAAAAGACCGGCTGAATGATCTTGCTCCGAAAGTCGAAAAGATGGAGATGCTTGCCGCAAAATATTCCGATGATCCGGAAAAATTGCTTCCGGAAGCTGGGGCGCTGGAAAGCGCCAGAAACTACCGAGAGAAAAAAGTTAAACCACTTCTGGCGGGAATCGTGAAAGTCCTGCGCTCGGTGTATAACGCATACCTTGACCTTGTCAGCAAATTTGATAGACTTCAATCTTCATATGAACGGGAAATAAGAAAGAATAATACACTTTCTGATAGGTTGGAAGACGTCTTTTCTGAAAATAAAGAGTTAAGGAATGTGGCAGAAAATTATGAGCGCGTCTGTCGCGCTTATGGCCCCGAGCGTGTAGCGGAAACTATCGAAGCGGTCAGAAAGCAGGAAAGGGTTGAAAAAGAGCAAAAACGTATTTCCAGACAAATGCATGACCGGGTTTTACGATGA